The genomic stretch GACCTGCTGCTCCTCGACGAGCCCACCAATCACCTCGACGCCGAGAGCGTCGATTGGCTCGAACGGCACCTCGGAGAGTATCCGGGGACCGTCGTGGCGGTGACCCACGACCGCTACTTCCTCGACAACGTCGCCAAGTGGATCCTCGAAGTCGACCACGGCCGGGGGATTCCCTTCGAGGGGAACTACTCGGCCTGGCTCGAGCAGAAGAAGGCGCGGCTGGTGTTGGAGGAGAAGCAGGCCAGCGCCCGGCAGAAGACCCTCGACCGTGAGCTGGAATGGGTGCGGATGTCGCCGAAGGCGCGGCAGGCGAAGAGCAAGGCGCGTCTCGCAGCCTATGAGAAACTGGCCGCCGAGCAGGCCGCCGTCCGCGACCAGGACATCGAGATCTTCATCCCCGCCAGCCGCCCGCTCGGCGACCAGGTGATCGACGTCGAGAAGATCTCAAAGGGCTACGGCGACAAGGTGCTGTTCGAGAACCTCTCCTTCCGGCTCCCGCCCGGTGGCATCGTCGGCATCATCGGGCCCAACGGCGCCGGCAAGACGACCCTGTTCCGGATCCTCGTCGGCGCCGAACAGCCCGATTCAGGGACGGTCACGATCGGTTCGACCGTCGACATCGGCTACGTCGACCAGAACCGCGACGCCCTCGATCCCGGCAAGACGGTCTTCGAGGAGATTTCCGAGGGCCACGACACGCTCGATCTGGGCAAGCGGACCGTCAACGCCCGCAGCTACGTGGCGAAGTTCAACTTCATGGGCCCCGACCAGCAGAAGAAGGTCGGGACGCTGTCGGGGGGAGAACGCAACCGCGTCCATCTCGCCAAACTGCTGCGTGGCGGAGCCAACCTCCTGCTCCTCGACGAGCCGACCAACGATCTCGACGTCGACACGCTCCGGTCGCTCGAGGAGGGGATCACGTCGTTCGCCGGCAGCGTCGTCGTCATCACCCACGACCGCTG from Planctomycetota bacterium encodes the following:
- the ettA gene encoding energy-dependent translational throttle protein EttA; its protein translation is MGPAFIFQITDLTKKFGQRELLKNINLAFYPGAKIGLLGRNGAGKSTLMKIMAGIDRDYDGEARLADGYTVGYLEQEPNLDPAKTVFENVMAAVEHSRSVLRRFEEINARLGEPIADAEMEKLLAEQATVQDEIDAKNLWDLDRQVEIAMDAMNLPPGDWGVATLSGGERRRVALCRLLLEKPDLLLLDEPTNHLDAESVDWLERHLGEYPGTVVAVTHDRYFLDNVAKWILEVDHGRGIPFEGNYSAWLEQKKARLVLEEKQASARQKTLDRELEWVRMSPKARQAKSKARLAAYEKLAAEQAAVRDQDIEIFIPASRPLGDQVIDVEKISKGYGDKVLFENLSFRLPPGGIVGIIGPNGAGKTTLFRILVGAEQPDSGTVTIGSTVDIGYVDQNRDALDPGKTVFEEISEGHDTLDLGKRTVNARSYVAKFNFMGPDQQKKVGTLSGGERNRVHLAKLLRGGANLLLLDEPTNDLDVDTLRSLEEGITSFAGSVVVITHDRWFLDRLATHIIAFEGDGYVHVCEGNFEVYERSRRERLGIAADEPHRFRYKKLQH